Proteins encoded together in one Nitrosopumilus sp. window:
- the cobI gene encoding precorrin-2 C(20)-methyltransferase, translated as MSGLIGIGVGPGDPDLLTVKAVKAIQKADIIMCPASNEDRPSIALSVVSSLIDKSKNQDIVKLIFPMTKDKDVLEQTWKKNAKIMAEKVLSGKNVVYLTVGDPYLYSTWIYMHKDLKENYPEMNISVIPGIVSMFTFASKVGVSIAEGAEKVAIIPSCYDLSSVKEIAKHSETMVFLKDGRYFDQVINVLKESGFPDNSIFAIGQDLGTENEIVRKLTLGEVNDDTLTTKYFSILVVKRV; from the coding sequence ATGTCAGGTTTAATTGGAATTGGTGTTGGCCCAGGTGATCCTGATCTTCTTACAGTCAAGGCAGTAAAAGCAATACAAAAAGCAGATATCATTATGTGTCCTGCTTCAAACGAAGACCGTCCTAGTATTGCATTATCAGTTGTATCCTCATTAATTGATAAATCAAAAAATCAAGATATTGTAAAACTAATTTTTCCAATGACAAAAGATAAGGATGTTCTAGAACAAACATGGAAAAAAAATGCTAAGATTATGGCAGAAAAAGTTTTGTCAGGCAAAAATGTAGTGTATCTTACAGTAGGAGATCCCTATCTTTACAGTACTTGGATCTATATGCATAAAGATCTAAAAGAAAATTATCCAGAGATGAACATTAGTGTAATACCAGGCATAGTTTCTATGTTTACATTTGCATCAAAAGTTGGAGTTAGTATTGCAGAGGGAGCTGAAAAAGTTGCAATCATTCCATCATGTTATGATTTATCCAGTGTAAAAGAGATTGCAAAACATTCTGAAACAATGGTTTTTCTTAAAGATGGGAGATATTTTGATCAAGTAATTAATGTTCTAAAGGAATCAGGATTCCCAGATAATTCAATTTTTGCAATAGGGCAAGATCTGGGAACAGAAAATGAGATTGTAAGAAAATTAACATTAGGTGAAGTTAATGATGATACTTTAACTACAAAATATTTTTCAATACTGGTGGTAAAACGTGTCTAA
- a CDS encoding glycosyltransferase family 2 protein, producing the protein MTQNNPQVSIILPTYNESQNIVNILKLIRENIPKGIYAQTIVVDDNSPDGTGKIVEDYVSSIKKIAENTIDIIHRKTKNGLSSAILNGIQNAKGETIVVMDSDFSHPPQIIPKMIEAFKKYQCDLVVASRYITGGNIQGWTIKRKLMSKIATTIAKKGLGVKTNDPMSGFFAFKKNIIKELNFDALGYKFLLEVLVKTKGVNVKEIPYTFENRKFGSSKLDTNIIIDYFKSVFKLYKYGKISEKQEGRTSIRFLSKAGRFFTVGASGLVINYLVSLLFADGISNLWYIHATIIGIIASMTTNFILNKVWTFSDLNFTITHTIKQYGKFVSFSSIGGLLQIGMVFYLVDIQTLTYPISLIVAVGLAAFGNFILNKKLTFKEKLWN; encoded by the coding sequence ATGACTCAAAATAATCCACAGGTATCAATCATACTTCCTACATATAACGAATCTCAAAATATTGTAAATATCCTTAAACTAATTCGGGAAAACATTCCAAAAGGAATATACGCTCAAACTATTGTTGTTGATGATAATTCTCCAGACGGAACTGGTAAAATTGTTGAAGATTATGTATCTAGTATTAAAAAAATTGCAGAAAATACAATTGATATAATTCATAGGAAGACAAAAAATGGTCTCTCCTCAGCTATACTAAATGGAATCCAAAACGCAAAAGGTGAAACCATTGTTGTGATGGACTCTGATTTTTCTCATCCTCCACAAATTATCCCAAAAATGATTGAAGCTTTTAAAAAATATCAGTGTGATCTTGTTGTTGCATCACGATACATTACTGGTGGAAATATTCAAGGTTGGACGATAAAAAGAAAATTAATGAGTAAAATTGCAACTACTATTGCAAAAAAGGGATTAGGAGTCAAAACTAACGATCCGATGTCGGGATTCTTTGCATTTAAAAAAAATATCATTAAGGAATTGAATTTTGATGCACTTGGTTACAAATTTCTTTTAGAAGTCCTAGTAAAAACAAAAGGTGTTAACGTAAAAGAGATTCCATATACTTTTGAGAATAGAAAATTTGGATCAAGCAAATTAGATACTAACATAATTATTGATTATTTTAAATCTGTATTCAAGCTTTACAAATATGGGAAAATTAGTGAAAAACAAGAAGGAAGAACGTCCATAAGATTTCTATCAAAAGCAGGAAGATTTTTCACAGTTGGAGCGTCTGGACTTGTGATAAATTATCTGGTATCATTACTGTTTGCAGATGGAATTTCTAATTTATGGTATATTCATGCTACAATTATTGGAATTATTGCATCTATGACTACTAATTTTATTTTAAATAAAGTTTGGACATTTAGTGATTTAAATTTTACAATTACACATACTATCAAACAATATGGAAAATTTGTAAGTTTTAGTTCAATTGGCGGGCTGTTACAAATTGGAATGGTATTCTACTTGGTTGACATACAGACATTAACATATCCTATATCTCTCATTGTGGCAGTAGGATTAGCAGCATTTGGAAACTTTATTCTAAATAAGAAACTAACGTTCAAAGAAAAACTTTGGAATTAA
- a CDS encoding DUF126 domain-containing protein, with the protein MKILVHGNVQGTVLKSENSINFLGTVEKKSGVITDQNHDLYNKSIKDSILVFSSGVGSSVGAYTIYSIKSNNSAPLAMICLKADLTVATGCALADIPLLIVSDDEFNSLKTGMSVVINTKADSPITFEIKK; encoded by the coding sequence ATGAAAATTCTAGTCCATGGAAATGTACAGGGAACCGTATTAAAATCAGAGAATTCAATTAATTTCTTGGGTACTGTAGAAAAAAAATCTGGAGTAATTACTGATCAAAATCATGATTTATACAATAAATCAATTAAAGACTCTATTCTAGTATTTTCTAGTGGTGTTGGAAGTAGTGTTGGAGCATATACAATCTATTCAATAAAATCAAATAATTCTGCACCGCTTGCAATGATTTGTCTCAAGGCAGACCTTACTGTTGCAACAGGATGTGCATTAGCTGATATTCCTCTTTTAATTGTCTCAGATGATGAATTTAATTCCCTTAAAACAGGTATGAGTGTAGTTATCAACACTAAAGCAGATTCACCAATTACTTTTGAAATAAAAAAATAA
- the rqcH gene encoding ribosome rescue protein RqcH has protein sequence MTLAGIELRYLVDQISTKVQDYYVSNIYGITKDSILFKLHHTEKNDLFMMISTSGVWLTNVKIDQIEPNRLLKRLRNDLLRLKLKKIEQIGSERIAYFTFEGFGKEFVLVGEFFGDGNILLCNSDMKILALQHSIDVRHRKLSVGLDYIQPPVNGLDIFNIDKSDLIDLQKSVLPSAKWIGRTLGLPKKYVEAIFNIAKIDSKKLGNLLTTEEINKIFETTTKIVSDVINGKHEPVIIRNESTEVLPLKFEKLEGEITTVNSFIEGLDIVFSENIVNVGKSIQSSGSDKKIHELETQISEQEKAIEVVKERSKNITAVANSLFEMISQGIMSIEDVAAKNILANNNAKLVNEKGNSLIIIQDEKILINPKSPLQSIASVLFNEAKKQSAAIHSIRQIKEKTIAKLEKFQSKTESEKDLFLVSEIRKKNWYERYRWFFTSDGFLAIGGRDAASNSAVVRKHLVKNDKIFHADIFGSPFFILKDALNVSDRSMNEVADATVCFSRAWKEGMYGVSAYWVNPEQVKKSAPSGEFLPKGSFTIDGQRNFIKSETLRLAVGIIPQDDGYALTCGPSIPIIKNSICYAIIEPHGLEMVDVAKKIRIEFLKLEEDITKKISLDDFVRVLPSGKSQIKEINFGEATTKFS, from the coding sequence ATGACATTAGCAGGAATAGAATTAAGATATTTAGTTGATCAAATTTCTACCAAGGTCCAAGACTATTATGTAAGTAATATCTATGGAATTACCAAAGATAGTATTCTATTCAAGCTGCACCATACAGAAAAAAATGACCTCTTCATGATGATTTCGACTTCTGGAGTTTGGTTAACAAACGTGAAAATAGACCAGATAGAACCAAATAGACTTCTAAAAAGACTTCGAAATGATCTTCTTAGATTAAAATTAAAAAAAATTGAACAGATTGGTTCAGAAAGAATTGCATATTTTACATTTGAAGGATTTGGAAAAGAGTTTGTTTTAGTAGGGGAATTCTTTGGTGATGGAAATATTTTACTTTGTAACAGCGACATGAAAATTCTTGCACTACAACATTCTATAGATGTTAGACATAGAAAACTAAGTGTTGGATTAGATTACATTCAACCACCAGTAAATGGATTAGATATTTTTAATATTGATAAATCAGATTTAATTGATCTACAAAAATCCGTTTTACCCTCTGCAAAATGGATAGGAAGAACATTAGGATTGCCAAAAAAATATGTTGAGGCTATCTTTAACATTGCAAAAATTGATTCAAAAAAATTAGGTAATCTATTAACAACTGAAGAAATCAATAAGATATTTGAAACCACAACAAAAATTGTATCCGATGTAATTAATGGTAAACATGAACCTGTAATTATTAGAAATGAATCAACAGAAGTTCTTCCCTTAAAATTTGAAAAACTAGAAGGTGAAATTACTACTGTAAATAGCTTCATTGAGGGATTAGATATTGTTTTTTCAGAAAACATTGTAAATGTAGGAAAATCTATTCAATCATCTGGTTCGGATAAAAAAATCCATGAATTAGAAACTCAAATTTCAGAACAAGAAAAAGCTATTGAAGTTGTAAAAGAACGTTCAAAAAATATTACAGCTGTAGCAAATTCTCTTTTTGAAATGATATCGCAAGGAATTATGTCTATAGAAGATGTTGCTGCAAAAAACATTTTAGCAAATAACAATGCTAAATTGGTTAATGAAAAAGGAAATTCTTTAATTATTATTCAAGATGAAAAAATTTTAATTAATCCAAAATCCCCTTTACAGTCTATTGCATCTGTTTTATTTAATGAAGCAAAAAAACAGTCTGCAGCTATACATTCAATTCGACAAATTAAAGAAAAAACGATAGCAAAGCTAGAAAAATTTCAAAGTAAAACTGAATCAGAAAAGGATTTATTTTTAGTTTCAGAAATCAGAAAGAAAAATTGGTATGAACGATATAGATGGTTCTTTACCAGTGATGGATTTTTAGCAATTGGTGGAAGAGATGCTGCATCAAACTCTGCTGTTGTAAGAAAACATTTAGTAAAAAATGATAAAATATTTCATGCAGATATCTTTGGTTCACCATTTTTTATTTTAAAAGATGCACTAAATGTATCTGATCGAAGTATGAATGAAGTTGCTGATGCAACAGTTTGTTTTAGTAGAGCATGGAAAGAAGGAATGTATGGAGTAAGTGCTTACTGGGTTAATCCAGAACAAGTAAAAAAATCTGCACCAAGTGGAGAGTTCTTGCCAAAAGGATCCTTTACTATTGATGGGCAAAGAAATTTTATAAAATCAGAAACACTTCGACTAGCTGTTGGAATTATTCCACAAGATGACGGTTATGCATTAACATGCGGTCCATCAATTCCAATAATTAAAAATTCTATTTGTTATGCAATTATTGAACCACATGGTTTAGAAATGGTTGACGTAGCTAAAAAAATTCGTATTGAATTTTTAAAATTAGAAGAAGACATTACAAAAAAAATTAGTCTTGATGATTTTGTCCGTGTACTTCCATCTGGCAAAAGTCAAATTAAAGAAATTAATTTTGGTGAAGCCACTACAAAATTTTCATAG
- a CDS encoding Snf7 family protein, which yields MPNFDKTWAHQETQSVTGKLREAVKPQGALKPRIQTAVNKLQVQISKMDSMLGKLHERDAQLFQRVVTAMQQHDTSTSRVLSNELAEIRKVTKMLGNARMSLEQVQLRLTTIHDLGDAMVAIGPAMSTMKGLKSSLGRFMPEADSELNSMTQTLNGLMMDSLAGDSFSMESATSSEETEKILQEASAVAEQQIGDKFPSVPSSTGLSSQSSTSSFE from the coding sequence ATGCCAAACTTCGATAAGACTTGGGCTCATCAAGAGACCCAAAGCGTAACTGGCAAACTCCGTGAAGCAGTAAAGCCTCAAGGTGCGTTGAAACCACGAATTCAAACTGCAGTAAACAAACTACAAGTCCAAATATCCAAAATGGACTCTATGTTAGGTAAGCTGCACGAAAGAGATGCGCAACTCTTTCAGAGAGTCGTGACTGCAATGCAGCAACATGATACTAGCACAAGTAGAGTTTTGTCTAACGAATTAGCTGAAATTCGTAAAGTTACAAAGATGCTCGGCAATGCAAGAATGTCATTAGAACAAGTCCAACTAAGACTGACTACGATTCATGATCTTGGTGATGCTATGGTAGCAATTGGACCAGCAATGTCTACAATGAAGGGATTGAAGTCATCGCTAGGAAGATTCATGCCAGAAGCTGATTCAGAATTGAATAGTATGACCCAGACTCTTAATGGACTCATGATGGATTCACTTGCTGGAGATTCATTTAGTATGGAATCTGCAACATCAAGTGAAGAAACAGAAAAGATTCTACAGGAAGCATCTGCGGTAGCTGAGCAACAGATAGGAGACAAATTCCCATCTGTACCATCTTCAACTGGACTTTCGTCACAATCCTCTACTTCCTCCTTTGAGTAG
- the cobM gene encoding precorrin-4 C(11)-methyltransferase has translation MSNVYFVGCGPGDPELITIKAKKLIQKADVIVYSGSLIPKPILDLCKKGKLFDAAKLIREEIFELLYKNAIKDKLVVRLHDGDPSIYGAIKEQIDNLEEKGVKSIVVPGVTAFLASAAALGTQLTLPGVTQTIIITRAESRTKVPKREKISELAKHKATLIFYLSIHLISNLVKDAIAGGYKKSTPVAIVFRASWNDQKIIKGTLEDIVKKVKDEKITRTAIVIISDVIDPKTYEYSKLYDKKFSHGYRKAKVK, from the coding sequence GTGTCTAACGTTTATTTTGTTGGCTGTGGACCTGGGGATCCGGAATTAATTACAATTAAAGCAAAGAAATTAATTCAAAAAGCAGATGTAATAGTTTATTCTGGTTCATTAATTCCAAAACCAATCTTGGACCTTTGTAAAAAAGGGAAACTCTTTGATGCTGCAAAATTAATACGAGAAGAAATTTTTGAGTTACTATACAAAAATGCAATCAAAGATAAATTAGTGGTTAGATTGCATGATGGTGATCCATCAATTTACGGTGCGATTAAAGAACAGATTGATAATCTTGAAGAGAAGGGGGTAAAATCAATTGTTGTTCCAGGCGTAACCGCATTTTTAGCTTCAGCTGCAGCTTTAGGAACTCAACTGACATTACCTGGAGTAACCCAGACCATAATTATTACTCGCGCAGAATCTAGAACTAAAGTTCCAAAACGTGAAAAGATTTCAGAACTTGCAAAACACAAAGCAACATTAATCTTCTATCTTAGTATCCATCTAATATCTAATTTAGTAAAAGATGCAATTGCTGGTGGATACAAAAAATCTACACCTGTAGCAATAGTATTTAGAGCAAGTTGGAATGATCAAAAAATCATCAAGGGAACTTTAGAAGATATTGTAAAAAAAGTAAAAGATGAAAAGATCACAAGAACTGCAATTGTAATTATTAGTGATGTAATAGATCCCAAGACTTATGAATATTCAAAACTATATGATAAGAAATTTAGTCATGGATATAGAAAAGCCAAAGTCAAATAG
- a CDS encoding glutamate racemase, which translates to MAKIAVFDSGLGSLSIIKEIQSVCKSEIIYFADNQNYPYGKKSKSQLNAIINRSIKLLEKKFSPDFIVVASNTPSLILNFTNKKLIDVKPPLKLAVKFSKTKQIGILATQSAIKSKELSYYIKQQKFSKSTKIIKINASELVDLVESGKFVTNKKLCIKLIKKILDEKIIKNSIDVITLSSTHLPFIQHFLEKKYPSIQFLDPGRIIANNIYSKIKNQQNKKNTLKIFTSGNTNEFQTKLKNIGIKNKVNFLSI; encoded by the coding sequence GTGGCTAAGATTGCAGTCTTTGATTCAGGATTAGGCTCATTATCGATAATTAAAGAAATTCAAAGTGTATGTAAATCTGAAATAATTTATTTTGCTGACAATCAAAACTATCCTTATGGAAAAAAATCAAAGTCTCAACTAAATGCTATTATTAATAGATCAATTAAATTACTGGAAAAAAAATTTTCACCGGATTTTATAGTTGTAGCATCTAATACTCCAAGCCTAATCCTTAACTTTACAAATAAAAAACTAATTGATGTAAAACCTCCTTTAAAATTAGCTGTAAAATTTTCAAAAACAAAACAAATTGGAATTTTAGCTACTCAATCAGCGATAAAAAGCAAAGAATTATCTTATTACATTAAACAACAAAAATTTTCAAAATCTACTAAAATCATCAAGATAAATGCATCTGAACTAGTTGATCTGGTAGAATCTGGAAAATTTGTAACTAATAAGAAATTGTGCATCAAACTAATTAAAAAAATACTTGATGAAAAGATAATCAAAAACTCTATTGATGTGATTACCCTATCTAGTACTCATTTACCCTTTATTCAACATTTCTTAGAAAAAAAATATCCTTCAATACAATTCTTAGATCCAGGTAGAATCATTGCAAATAATATTTATTCAAAAATTAAAAATCAACAAAATAAAAAAAATACACTAAAAATATTTACTTCAGGTAACACTAACGAATTCCAAACTAAATTAAAAAACATTGGAATAAAAAATAAAGTAAATTTTCTATCTATTTGA
- the cbiT gene encoding precorrin-6Y C5,15-methyltransferase (decarboxylating) subunit CbiT, translating to MWDYKTPGIPDEYFDRTEKVPITKEEVRTIQISKARLKLGQTVFDIGCGSGSISIEAALQIGSTGNVIAIDYDENAIELSKKNMKKFGISNITLIHGNAKEKISELEDADVIFIGGTGGDTKEIVEISKNKLKVGGRIVIGIILIETLYSVLQILEKLEFESIDITQVTISKSRKTTTGTMMLARNPVTIISASRV from the coding sequence ATGTGGGATTATAAAACTCCAGGGATTCCTGATGAATATTTTGATAGAACAGAGAAAGTTCCTATAACAAAAGAAGAAGTAAGAACAATCCAGATTAGTAAAGCTAGATTAAAACTAGGTCAGACTGTGTTTGATATTGGGTGTGGCAGTGGATCTATATCCATCGAAGCAGCACTACAAATTGGTTCAACTGGAAATGTAATAGCTATAGATTATGATGAAAACGCAATAGAGTTAAGTAAAAAAAATATGAAAAAGTTTGGAATTTCAAATATTACATTGATTCATGGAAATGCTAAAGAAAAAATATCAGAATTGGAAGATGCTGATGTCATATTTATTGGAGGAACTGGCGGTGATACTAAAGAAATAGTAGAGATATCTAAAAATAAATTGAAAGTAGGAGGTAGAATAGTTATAGGGATCATATTAATTGAAACTCTCTATTCAGTATTACAAATTCTTGAAAAATTAGAATTTGAGTCAATTGATATTACTCAAGTAACAATATCAAAGAGTAGGAAAACAACCACTGGAACAATGATGCTTGCAAGAAATCCTGTAACAATTATTTCTGCATCTAGAGTCTAG
- a CDS encoding aconitase X catalytic domain-containing protein yields MELTKEEESALKGEQGEIMQMAYRILVATGEATDAERLIPIEWAHLSGVNYNTIGDAGEEFLSSISKDARVKVKTTLNPMGFDIDNVSDYNLDQNFISKQLSIKKSYQMMGVTPSFSCIPYEIFDIPKKDTQVAFAESNAAIHANSYDNLKTNKESAFSALASALTGKSPYSSLRKEDSPNITIRMKVKNPNELTYGMLGFFAGKVGDSSVNISGLGQMDRRQCKAMCGGMGTSGTCAKFLFGEGDSDCEKVDFDKKEMQNVHDELNTAEKGDVITLGSPQLGLEEISDLVGKLKGRSFKKRCLVFTPRTVKEQAKKIGYTNDLERAGCEILSDCCTCLTPLISNEDVDAVTTNSIKGAFYLKNSNGVDVNLKSLSEIVEDETR; encoded by the coding sequence TTGGAATTAACTAAAGAAGAAGAATCTGCTCTAAAAGGCGAACAAGGAGAGATAATGCAGATGGCATACAGAATTTTAGTAGCCACAGGAGAGGCAACTGATGCTGAGCGTTTAATTCCAATAGAATGGGCCCACTTGTCTGGTGTCAATTATAATACAATAGGCGATGCTGGAGAAGAATTTCTCTCAAGTATTAGCAAAGATGCTAGAGTTAAAGTAAAGACTACTCTAAACCCTATGGGATTTGATATTGATAATGTTTCAGATTACAATTTAGATCAAAATTTTATTTCAAAACAGCTATCAATTAAAAAGTCTTATCAGATGATGGGTGTTACTCCTTCATTTTCTTGTATACCATATGAAATCTTTGATATTCCAAAAAAAGACACACAGGTAGCATTTGCAGAAAGCAATGCAGCAATTCATGCAAATTCATATGATAATCTAAAAACAAACAAGGAAAGTGCTTTTAGTGCATTAGCAAGTGCGCTTACAGGAAAGAGCCCATACTCATCATTGAGAAAAGAAGATTCCCCAAACATAACAATTAGAATGAAAGTAAAAAATCCAAATGAGCTTACATATGGAATGCTAGGATTTTTTGCAGGAAAAGTTGGGGACTCTTCTGTGAACATTTCAGGTCTTGGTCAGATGGATAGACGTCAGTGTAAAGCCATGTGTGGAGGAATGGGTACTTCAGGTACTTGTGCAAAATTCTTGTTTGGAGAAGGTGATTCAGATTGTGAAAAAGTAGATTTTGATAAAAAAGAGATGCAGAATGTTCATGATGAACTAAATACTGCAGAAAAAGGAGATGTCATCACACTTGGCAGTCCGCAGTTAGGATTAGAAGAGATTTCAGATTTAGTAGGAAAACTCAAAGGCAGATCGTTTAAAAAAAGATGCCTAGTCTTTACGCCTAGAACTGTAAAAGAGCAAGCAAAAAAAATTGGGTATACTAATGATTTAGAACGTGCTGGATGTGAGATTCTATCTGATTGTTGTACATGTTTAACTCCGCTGATTAGCAATGAAGATGTTGATGCGGTAACTACCAATAGCATCAAGGGGGCATTTTATTTAAAAAACTCTAATGGCGTTGATGTTAATCTAAAATCATTGTCTGAGATAGTTGAAGACGAAACACGATGA
- the nth gene encoding endonuclease III, which yields MNMEKILSGMMKTMMSVKPPRMTALRELHEAETGGPFSILIGTILSARTKDESTTKVVKALFSKYKNAKELSKAKLKDIEKIIKPIGFYHVKSKRIIQVAQIIDSQYKGIVPDDLDALVKLPGVGRKTANCVLVYAYEKPAIPVDIHVHRISNRLGLVETKTPEDTEQALMKKIPKKFWIDINDTFVMYGQNICKPINPMCDVCKIKRNCKFYKSK from the coding sequence ATGAATATGGAAAAAATTCTTAGTGGTATGATGAAGACTATGATGTCAGTAAAGCCACCAAGAATGACTGCACTACGAGAACTTCATGAGGCAGAAACAGGCGGTCCATTTAGTATTCTCATTGGAACTATTTTATCAGCTAGAACTAAAGATGAAAGTACAACTAAGGTTGTCAAAGCATTATTCTCAAAATACAAGAATGCAAAGGAATTATCAAAAGCTAAACTAAAAGATATAGAGAAAATCATAAAACCAATTGGGTTTTATCATGTAAAATCCAAGAGAATAATCCAAGTGGCACAAATTATTGACTCACAATACAAGGGAATAGTGCCTGATGATCTAGATGCCTTGGTAAAATTGCCTGGTGTTGGACGAAAAACAGCAAACTGTGTACTTGTTTATGCTTATGAAAAGCCAGCCATTCCAGTTGATATCCATGTTCATAGAATTTCAAATCGATTGGGATTGGTAGAAACTAAAACACCAGAAGATACAGAACAAGCGCTAATGAAAAAAATTCCAAAAAAATTTTGGATTGATATTAATGATACTTTTGTAATGTATGGACAAAATATCTGCAAACCAATAAATCCTATGTGTGATGTTTGTAAAATTAAGAGAAATTGTAAGTTTTACAAGTCTAAATAA